A single genomic interval of Suncus etruscus isolate mSunEtr1 chromosome 12, mSunEtr1.pri.cur, whole genome shotgun sequence harbors:
- the TBC1D8 gene encoding TBC1 domain family member 8 — translation MWLRPEEVLLKNALKLWVTQKSSCYFVLQRRRGHGEGGGRLSGRLVGALDAVLDSNARVAPYRILLQVPGSQVYSPIACGATLEEINQHWDWLEQNLLHTLSVFDNKDDIASFVKGKVKALIAEETSSRLAEQEEEPEKFREALVKFEARFSFPEAEKLVTYYSCCCWKGRVPRQGWLYLSINHLCFYSFFLGKELKLVVPWVEVQKLERTASVFLTDTIRITTQSKERDFSMFLNLDEVFRIMEQLADVTLRRLLDNESFDLDPDLQELSQITKRDLEARAQNEFFRAFFRLPRQEKLHAVVDCSLWTPFSRCHTAGRMFASDSYICFASKDNGCCNVILPLREVMSIEKMEDTSLLPDPIIIIVRREMAFQFIELKDRDSLVESLLQRLRQVHARHPARFPVSQDANQASSMFYSTSMCGEHRFGELGLVSPQGSKEGEKEVSHAPDLEVFQQPNGQSPDFRMSREQIKISLWNDHFAEYGRTVCMFRTEKIRKLVAMGIPESLRGELWLLFSDAVSDLASHPGYYSALVEESMGKTCLVTEEIERDLHRSLPEHPAFQNDTGIAALRRVLTAYAHRNPKIGYCQSMNILTSVLLLYAKEEEAFWLLVAVCERMLPDYFNHRVIGAQVDQSVFEELIRDHLPELAEHLSDLSALASISLSWFLTLFLSIMPLESAVNVVDCFFYDGIKAIFQLGLAVLEANAEDLCSSKDDGQALMVLSRFLDHVRNEDSPGPPIGSHHAFFSDEDLPSHPVTDIADLIRDSYEKFGDPSVEQIEHLRCKHRIRVLQGHEEITKQNVLRVVTSEVSIPPEDLDELYDLFKREHMISCYWEQLAPLALRHDPSRPYAEQYRIDARQFTHLFLLVSPWTCGAHTEILAERTFRLLDDNMDHLIEFKAFVSALDIMYHGEMNEKIKLLYRLHIPPALTENDRDSQSPLKNPLLSTSRPLLLGKSKCDASDYQKQLKQMIKDLAKEKDKTEKELPKMSQREFIQFCKTLYSMFHEDPEENDLYQAIATVTTLLLQIGEVGQRSSSSGSCSVEHGEDLQASALSPDQDLVFTDTGKASQDSQLFPEEPEGDWTVSLEHILASLLTEQSLVNFFEKPLDIKSKLENAKINQYNIKTVEMCCQSQSDLKLNNL, via the exons GTGCAACATTAGAGGAAATAAACCAGCATTGGGACTGGCTGGAACAAAATCTCCTTCATACCTTGTCTGTCTTTGATAATAAAGATGATATCGCGAGCTTTGTCAAAGGGAAGGTAAAG gcTCTGATTGCAGAGGAGACCAGCAGCAGGCTTGCTGAACAAGAAGAAGAGCCCGAGAAGTTTCGAGAGGCCTTGGTGAAGTTCGAGGCCAGGTTCAGCTTCCCTGAGGCGGAGAAGTTGGTCACTTATTACTCGTGCTGCTGCTGGAAGGGCCGGGTGCCCCGGCAAGGCTGGCTGTACCTCAGCATCAACCACCTCTGCTTCTACTCCTTCTTCCTGGGCAAGGAGC TGAAACTTGTGGTCCCCTGGGTTGAGGTCCAGAAGTTGGAGCGGACAGCCAGCGTTTTTCTGACAGACACCATCCGAATCACCACCCAGAGCAAGGAGCGTGACTTCTCCATGTTCCTGAACCTCGACGAGGTGTTCCGAATCATGGAGCAGCTGGCCGATGTGACGCTGCGAAGGCTGCTGGACAACGAAAGCTTTGACCTGGATCCTGATCTTCAGGAGCTGAGCCAGATCACCAAGAG AGACCTGGAAGCTAGAGCCCAGAATGAGTTCTTCCGAGCATTCTTCAGGCTACCCAGACAGGAGAAGCTGCACGCAGTGGTAGACTGTTCTCTCTGGACGCCGTTCAGTCGCTGTCACACTgctgggaggatgtttgcctcaGACAGCTATATCTGCTTTGCCAGCAAGGACAATGGCTGCTGTAATGTCATCCTGCCACTCAGAGAG GTCATGAGTATTGAGAAAATGGAGGATACAAGCCTGCTTCCTGACCCCATCATCATCATCGTCCGGAGGGAGATGGCCTTCCAGTTCATTGAGCTCAAGGATAGGGATAGCTTGGTGGAGAGCCTGCTGCAGCGGCTCCGGCAAGTGCATGCCCGTCACCCTGCACGCTTCCCGGTCTCCCAGGATGCAAACCAG GCGTCATCCATGTTTTATTCCACGAGCATGTGTGGTGAGCACAGATTTGGGGAGCTGGGTCTGGTGTCACCTCAAGGCAGCAAGGAAGGCGAGAAGGAAGTGAGCCATGCACCAGATCTCGAGGTCTTCCAGCAGCCGAATGGCCAGAGCCCTGATTTCAGAATG TCCAGGGAGCAAATCAAGATAAGCCTGTGGAATGACCACTTTGCAGAATATGGCAGAACTGTGTGCATGTTTCGCACAGAAAAGATCCGGAAGCTTGTAGCCATGGGAATCCCTGAGTCTTTACGTGGTGAACTCTGGCTGCTCTTTTCAG ATGCCGTCTCTGACCTGGCCTCTCATCCGGGCTACTACAGTGCTCTGGTGGAGGAGTCTATGGGCAAGACCTGTCTAGTGACAGAAGAGATTGAGCGGGACCTACATCGCTCCCTGCCAGAGCATCCCGCCTTCCAGAATGACACAGGAATCGCTGCCCTGAGGAGAGTGCTGACAGCCTATGCGCACCGGAATCCCAAGATTGGTTACTGCCAG TCCATGAACATCCtgacttctgtgctattgctctacgCCAAGGAGGAGGAGGCCTTCTGGTTGCTCGTGGCTGTGTGTGAGCGGATGCTGCCCGACTACTTCAACCACCGTGTCATAG GGGCTCAAGTGGACCAGTCTGTGTTTGAGGAACTCATCAGGGACCACCTCCCCGAGCTGGCGGAGCACTTGAGTGACCTCTCAGCCCTGGCATCCATCTCCCTCTCATGGTTCCTGACTCTCTTCCTGAGCATCATGCCTCTGGAGAGTGCTGTGAATGTGGTGGACTGCTTCTTCTATGATGGGATCAAAGCCATCTTCCAGCTGGGGCTGGCTGTGTTGGAGGCCAATGCTGAGGACTTGTGCAGCAGCAAGGATGATGGCCAGGCCCTGATGGTGCTCAGcag GTTTCTAGATCATGTCAGGAATGAGGACAGCCCCGGCCCCCCGATAGGTAGCCATCATGCCTTCTTCTCCGACGAAGACCTGCCGTCTCACCCAGTGACTGACATTGCTGACCTCATCCGGGACTCCTATGAG AAATTTGGGGACCCATCTGTGGAGCAGATCGAGCACCTGCGCTGTAAGCACAGGATTAGAGTTCTCCAGGGCCATGAAGAGATCACCAAGCAGAACGTG CTCCGTGTTGTCACCTCAGAAGTCTCCATTCCTCCTGAAGACCTAGATGAGCTCTATGACTTATTCAAG AGAGAACACATGATAAGCTGCTACTGGGAGCAGCTTGCACCCCTTGCCCTGCGTCACGACCCCAGCAGGCCCTACGCTGAGCAGTACCGCATTGATGCGCGCCAGTTCACACACCTCTTTCTGCTTGTCTCGCCTTGGACCTGTGGGGCCCACACAGAGATTCTTGCTGAAAGGACTTTCCGGCTCCTGGATGACAACATGGACCATCTCATTGAATTCAAAGCATTCGTGAGCGCTCTTG ATATCATGTATCATggagaaatgaatgagaaaattaaACTGCTCTATAGGCTCCACATCCCTCCAG cgcTCACTGAGAATGACCGAGACAGCCAGTCACCATTAAAGAATCCTCTGCTATCAACCTCAAGGCCCCTACTTTTGGGGAAGTCAAAAT GTGATGCAAGTGATTATCAGAAACAGCTGAAGCAGATGATTAAGGATTTAgccaaagaaaaagataaaactgaGAAAGAGTTGCCCAAAATGAGCCAG AGAGAATTTATCCAGTTCTGTAAGACCTTGTACAGTATGTTCCATGAGGACCCAGAAGAAAATGATTTGTACCAAGCTATTGCCACTGTGACTACCCTTCTGCTACAAATTGGGGAAGTGGGGCAGAGAAGCAGCAGCTCAGGAAGCTGCTCTGTAGAACATGGGGAGGACCTGCAGGCTTCAGCACTTTCTCCTGACCAAGACTTGGTTTTCACTGACACTGGAAAGGCTTCCCAGGATTCCCAGCTATTCCCTGAAGAGCCTGAAGGGGACTGGACTGTTTCCCTGGAACATATATTAGCATCACTTCTGACTGAACAGTCACTAGTCAACTTTTTTGAAAAGCCACTGGACATTAAGTCCAAACTTGAAAACGCCAAGATCAACCAATATAACATCAAAACTGTTGAAATGTGCTGCCAGTCCCAGTCAGACCTCAAGCTGAATAACCTGTAA